From the Limanda limanda chromosome 7, fLimLim1.1, whole genome shotgun sequence genome, the window tagttTGTTTGATGATTGacaaatgaacatgtgatgcaGATAAACACGTAGAGGGTTTGTCAGACAGAAGACTATATGTAGTTAATGTTTGATGAGCTCAGTTTGATTGAAAAGTTCATTTATAATCAAGAGAAATATTGAACAATGTGAACAATATATTCATAAAAAGACATCAAATCTTTAGTATatatttctctttgtgttgttctgaGCTGAACTGATAGAACAAGAGTAAAATCATCAACACTGTCAGGTGTTCTGTGACAATCACAGAATCTTAGATGAATAAAATTCTCTTTTCTGTAAGAATATCTGCTGCTCTCTCATGTTTCTCACTTTACTGTCCCTGTCAGGATCATGCAGGAATGAGGAGTCGTTTTCCAGTGATCAGATTGGTCAGTAGTAGATGGGCTGTTGCCAGGATTTTATTTGATCCTTTAAACCGTTTTACAGGCTTTTTGATTGCCCTTCCACACATTTCAGGCAAGTTTGAAGTATTTCACATTGTctgaacatttttgatttttcTACCACAATCGTCTCATTATAGCATGGTAATATACTTTAGTAGTGTGTAGTATGTAGGGTTCGTAATAGATGGATTAGAATCTAATGGAACTTCAGTGTGGCCCTTTAAAGCACAGCAccagctgctgctactgcttCAGCTCACCTGAAATGAAGAGATCCATCCACGCTTGCTGGTGATCTACAACCAGCTCATCCACACTGGCTCTAAGCAGCTCCCCCAGTTCCTTTTTGGCTCCTTCTCTGAGGCTGATGAAGGTCTCCTCCAGCTTGGAGGGCTCGATCGGCTCTGAGGTCCACACCACTGACACAATGTTGTCTGTGAACTCTGACTTAGCAGGGACTTGAATCCTGCTGTTCAGCTTCTTGgtgaccaccaccaccagaacCATGTGATTATTCTCCACAGGCACTTTGCCAGAGGAGAGCAGTATTTCCTTGTCCTCCAGTTTCTCCACACTGGTGGAGAACTTGCTACCGTAGGAGGGATTGTCAGAGGAAACGTCCAGGGAGGTGGGCCTGTCAGACAGGTTGTTGATGTGGATTCGCTGAAGATAGACGTTGGGTCTGCTTCTGTGGGCGATGAACTCCTCTCTGATGCTGACACAGTCCCGGGATGACTGCAGGGAGGCACAGCGCACCGACAGCACGGAACCTTTCCGGAACCACAGCATGCTGGCCTGAGCCTCGGCCCGCTTCCCCTCCAGGTGCACGCCGACTCTCGGTGAATATTCAGTTGGGTGGACCGGGGCTGAGCCGGGCTGCGAGGACGACGCCACCCACAGTTTGTTAGAGTCAATGTCAATCAAAATGTGGCCGTTACCTGATACAAACGGCGTGTCAAGTTGTTCCTGAGGTGTGCTGTATAGTCCCTCTCCTCGGTCTACGAGCGACTTCCACCGGTGGATTTCCGCCTGTAGACACTGTCCTGCCGCCCCGCCAGGCATGGTCGAGCTGCTGAAGAACCTCCACCTGCGCTCCGCTCCCAGGTACCAGTAGAATatgaggaagagcagcagtCCTATCAGCAGTCTTCTCGCCCAGCTGCTTGACAACAAGCCCGGTAGCCCCTTTAGTCTCTGCTGGAGCCACATTTTGTGTTAGAATGATGGATGCCCAGCCACGAGTGGAAACGCTACCCACGGGGTGTAAATGTCAGGGTGTCACATTGAATTCGTCTCCCGCTCACAACATGTTCCGGGCTCAAAGCTGACAAACTGGCTTCGCTAGCATCCGGGTAGGTTAGCTTAGCTAGGTGGCTAGGGCCGTGAAGGAAAGCTGTCGGAAATCAACTGTTATTTCTCGCATCGTGGTTGCAGTCCTCTCACTCGCCGGGTGTGTATGACCGTCAGCACAGGGTCACATCTCAGCGAGTTTCGTTGCTGACTTTGCCTTCAGCTTGGAGAAAGCCACCTGTCGCTCCTCGCTGCAGCGACTGACACTTCTGGTCATATCTGTGCTTCTGGTATCATGTCACAAGTGTCGTAAAGCAAACCTGCACAGCTGTGACCGGAAATGTCGCAAACACCAGTTTGGGTTTCTGAGTACATAGTTTTATTGAATAATGTGTATTTGAGTAGAAAAATACactgcatgaaaataaaaacccagCACTTTTTTGTATTAAGTCAAACTATGTCTTCAAGCACTTTGAAATTAGTAAATATTTTGTTGTAGATTTTGTTGGAAGTGAACTATATTATTGTTTAAATCTACATGAATATGGACATCCCTTCTATTGCTTTACTTTTACTTCCTATTTCTGACATTCAAAGTTAGAAAACATTTCACAtagaattttattttaaatggccTTTTTCATACCATTTAATTTCCACATGATAGTAATTGAAAAGTAATATGAGTGCGGTTTATTTAAAACTATTTTGGTGCACCTGAGTAGAAACCTACACTGTAGTACAAAGGCGAACGTCAATTATACACACAGTGAGACAATGGTCTGATGAGAAACTGACTCTGGAATGTTCTCTTCGAGCTGAATAGGGAGGACAGGGATGGTGCCCCACACTCTATCACAGAGAACGTCAAGTACAACAATACAGTTGTTTGCTaactagggggggggggggcaattgTTGGGATGATGACTAAGGTAAATTAATAGGTAGCAAAACAATTGTCTATTTCTGGTGAACTCACAGAGCATTACCACCTATAACCACTAGAAGGCAATACAGTACAAAGATTTCCCCTTCAGCTACATACGCCACAAACTCTGCAAGGCCTATTTGTGGAACGTTACTTCCAGGGGTCTTCATAGACAATATTATGTTGGCTCTACGATGAATGTGATCAATCCACTTTGGTCATCAACAGTTAAATTGTCATCAATTTACCTTCAAATACCTTTGAA encodes:
- the kiaa2013 gene encoding uncharacterized protein KIAA2013 homolog isoform X3, producing MWLQQRLKGLPGLLSSSWARRLLIGLLLFLIFYWYLGAERRWRFFSSSTMPGGAAGQCLQAEIHRWKSLVDRGEGLYSTPQEQLDTPFVSGNGHILIDIDSNKLWVASSSQPGSAPVHPTEYSPRVGVHLEGKRAEAQASMLWFRKGSVLSVRCASLQSSRDCVSIREEFIAHRSRPNVYLQRIHINNLSDRPTSLDVSSDNPSYGSKFSTSVEKLEDKEILLSSGKVPVENNHMVLVVVVTKKLNSRIQVPAKSEFTDNIVSVVWTSEPIEPSKLEETFISLREGAKKELGELLRASVDELVVDHQQAWMDLFISGVEMRKITDSHTPSSRTVNTTLYYILSSSMAPLLDRRLSTEESARLESSLNYADHCFSGHATMHAENLWPERVSSTAQILQLVTLWTLTLQKRGCKVLIAAGAHGTMQGMVLSFGGLQFTENHLQFQADPDVLHNSYALRGIHYNQDLINLAVLLDVEGKPFLHVSVKQQDKPVKLYACEAGCLNEPVELTSEIKGHTFPVMVTQPITPLLYISTDLRHLQDLRHTLHLKAILAHEEHMAIRYPGLPFLFWFSVASLITLFHLFLFKLIYNEYCGPGAKPLFRSKVASKSEDGCCNTTSAA